The following proteins are encoded in a genomic region of Amphiura filiformis chromosome 18, Afil_fr2py, whole genome shotgun sequence:
- the LOC140139262 gene encoding lactadherin-like, with protein sequence MDLRHGHINECAESSPTPNCDANAACANTIGSYTCECNAGYRGDGVTCSEIFVHPADRTCFVGQEITASGEWQGILPYTHDQLCQCQEFIYGGVNPVASLSNNVSGQHFVTDKPWLLVDAVDIESAMTVLGCYDQPNPNDAPDIPMIPYVNYVDCNQTLGMANENRISDDRIVASSDKKHHRARMARLNNPDGGWVYETSDMRPWIQVYMGVAKALIGIITQGGRRSDNRWVATCYIKVQVGGRYLYYLTDITNNTKKEFIANVDSSTPVIIMFDNAVETSVIRLEPHTCGEDGCELRLEILGCDSDAYDTCIEPFGMENDVIGDDQITASADAGNADRARLFNSNHWERPYESGLWIEVTLSTQRNVTGIVLQGGGGSSTDRDSGGSEKYVTTCNIKLNGISGPLQQYDVNFDGVTPVIITFAHPVQTDSIKVYPTECESKCRVRMEIFGTCETIEEDQETGLRQ encoded by the exons ATGGATCTAAGGCATGGCC atattaatgaatgtgcTGAAAGTAGTCCTACTcctaactgtgacgcaaatgctgcttgcgcCAATACCATTGGTTCCTACACATGTGAATGTAACGCCGGTTACAgaggagatggagtaacatgctcaG AAATATTCGTCCACCCCGCCGATCGCACATGTTTCGTTGGGCAGGAAATCACCGCTAGTGGTGAATGGCAAGGGATTCTGCCCTACACCCACGATCAGCTATGCCAGTGTCAAGAATTCATTTATGGTGGAGTGAATCCTGTAGCAAGCCTATCTAACAACGTGTCGGGGCAACATTTTGTCACTGATAAACCGTGGCTTCTGGTGGATGCGGTTGATATCGAGTCTGCAATGACGGTTCTTGGCTGTTATGATCAACCAAACC CAAATGATGCTCCAGACATTCCCATGATTCCCTATGTCAACTACGTGG ATTGTAATCAAACTCTCGGAATGGCCAATGAAAATCGCATCAGCGATGACCGTATTGTTGCATCATCAGACAAAAAACATCATCGTGCAAGAATGGCGAGGTTGAATAACCCAGACGGTGGGTGGGTATATGAGACATCTGACATGAGGCCATGGATTCAG gtctacATGGGAGTAGCTAAAGCTTTGATAGGAATCATTACCCAAGGCGGGCGCAGGAGCGATAATCGTTGGGTTGCAACTTGTTACATCAAGGTCCAGGTTGGTGGACGGTATTTATACTATCTGACTGATATCACGAATAACACAAAGAAG GAATTTATTGCCAACGTTGATAGTTCTACCCCTGTCATAATCATGTTTGACAATGCTGTTGAGACCAGCGTGATACGCTTGGAGCCTCATACTTGTGGCGAAGATGGATGCGAGTTACGATTAGAAATTCTCGGATGTGACAGCGATGCTTATG ACACATGCATCGAACCGTTCGGAATGGAAAACGATGTTATCGGCGATGATCAAATTACCGCTTCAGCTGATGCTGGGAATGCGGACAGGGCTCGATTATTTAATAGCAACCACTGGGAACGTCCATATGAGAGCGGGCTATGGATCGAAGTGACGCTTTCTACACAGCGTAATGTGACAGGTATCGTGTTGCAAGGTGGCGGTGGGTCATCAACAGACAGAGACTCGGGTGGCTCAGAAAAGTATGTAACCACCTGCAATATCAAATTGAATGGTATTTCAGGACCATTGCAG CAATACGATGTAAACTTTGACGGCGTAACTCCCGTAATCATTACGTTCGCCCATCCTGTGCAAACAGACAGCATCAAAGTCTACCCAACGGAGTGTGAATCCAAATGTCGAGTTCGGATGGAAATCTTCGGGACATGTGAAACGATCGAGGAGGATCAGGAGACCGGATTGCGGCAGTAG